A portion of the Manihot esculenta cultivar AM560-2 chromosome 2, M.esculenta_v8, whole genome shotgun sequence genome contains these proteins:
- the LOC110605537 gene encoding transcription repressor MYB6, whose amino-acid sequence MGRSPCCEKAHTNKGAWTKEEDQRLIDYIRVHGEGCWRSLPKAAGLLRCGKSCRLRWINYLRPDLKRGNFTDEEDELIIKLHSLLGNKWSLIAGRLPGRTDNEIKNYWNTHIKRKLISRGIDPQTHRPLNVKPTTTTTTTTTTTTTTTTTSAGAAKPTANRVTQLNFENASPQSKSEITLLKSNIDFKYSNSFNPIKAESIEDNNCTSSGMTTEEEHHHLHHHRQEEERNSHENQEVNLELTIGLPPMQSELTRTSSSNSADAESKLQQQTPYQFLSKMVTWGVCTCCQLGSQRSELCRNCQNSNGFYRFYH is encoded by the exons ATGGGACGCTCACCTTGCTGTGAGAAAGCTCACACCAACAAAGGAGCATGGACTAAGGAGGAAGACCAGCGGCTCATCGATTATATACGAGTTCACGGCGAAGGCTGCTGGCGTTCCCTCCCTAAAGCTGCCG GGTTGCTTAGATGTGGCAAAAGTTGCAGACTTCGATGGATAAACTATCTCAGGCCTGATCTTAAAAGAGGGAATTTTACTGATGAAGAAGATGAGCTTATTATTAAGCTTCACAGTTTGTTAGGCAACAA ATGGTCTCTAATAGCTGGAAGATTACCGGGAAGAACAGATAATGAGATCAAGAACTACTGGAATACCCACATCAAGCGTAAGCTAATTAGTCGAGGAATTGATCCACAAACTCACCGTCCGCTCAACGTTAAACCcactaccaccaccaccaccaccaccaccactacAACAACCACCACCACCACTTCCGCCGGCGCCGCTAAACCCACCGCCAACAGAGTCACACAGTTAAACTTCGAAAACGCATCTCCTCAATCAAAATCCGAAATCACTCTTTTGAAAAGCAATATCGATTTCAAATACTCGAATAGTTTCAACCCCATAAAAGCAGAATCCATAGAAGACAACAACTGTACAAGCAGCGGCATGACCACCGAAGAAGAACACCACCACCTTCACCACCACCgtcaagaagaagaaagaaacagCCATGAAAATCAAGAAGTTAATTTGGAGTTAACGATAGGGCTACCTCCAATGCAAAGTGAGTTAACTCGGACATCATCTTCCAACTCAGCCGACGCCGAGTCAAAATTACAACAGCAAACTCCATATCAGTTTCTTTCAAAAATGGTAACTTGGGGGGTTTGTACTTGTTGCCAATTGGGTTCACAGAGGAGTGAATTGTGTAGAAATTGCCAAAATTCAAATGGGTTCTATAGATTTTACCATTAA